The segment aatttttttttggtcatcTACTTTTCATACTTCTTTACATTTGGCTACCTGTATGTCACTCCACTATTTCCATAGGCACGGGATACCGAGGAGGATGATGTGGGGACCCTGGACTCTGCAGTGGGCTCAGGTTCATTGGCAGAGAGCACTTCTCTTAACATTGAGGTGCGCTCTTCAGATACCTCCAATGCAACGGTTTGTACATTTATTGaggactgtttaaaaaaaatctgccactTTTTACCCTTGTTCATGCTTTCTGTTGATTGCATGTAGCCTGTGTTATTGGTatcatgatgttattttgtctttaaactAAGCAATTttcgttttttttaaaaatcattgtaGGTTATTCTTTATTTGCTTTGTCAGTACCTGACAAGCCTCTTCTACCATTGCTGCTGAGTAGCAGTGTAGTATTGATGTTGCTGTGTCTTGGTAGAGTCAGTCTTGGTAATGGAATGTGGGTGTGTATTCTGTAGGGCGGCAGGCCAGAAACTGTGAGAGCTGACCAGAAGGAAGAGCTGGAGAACCTGCGTAAGCAGCACGAGCTACTGAAGAAGATGCTGGAGCAGCAGGAACAGCTCAGGGCCCTGCAGGGCCGACAGGAAGCGCTGATGGCCATGCAGCACAGTGCAGAACAGGCACTCGCTGTGATTGAGGACACtggtgagaaacacacacacacacacacacacacagtcacagacatGTTCACATACTAGTATTTTTTGTGTGGATTTAAGGTAAGTCACTCACAAAAATTTTtctaaaggggaaaaaacaatatACATTAATTTTTCGCTGACGGTTGCATGACTAGAAACAATTTATTGAGATTTTAATTGACAGAACTGTTAATAATTATTTCTggtaaatgtataattttttaatttaatgattaaaacaaaacgCTCCACTATGTTTAATTCCTTTGGCATTTGGTGTTGCATTAGTTGTCACAGAAACCACAGGCAGTGTGTCAGGCCTGAGCATTACATCAGAGCTGAATGATGAATTGAACGATTTGATCCAGCGGTTCCACAACCAGCTACATGACTCTCAGGTACAGTAGTCCCTGCATCTGCACTGTCTTcttaaataataacattatgtCATTTTGGAATATTTCCTTTAATGAACTGGCTACTGACTTATGTACTCCaattcattaataataataataataattattaaagcATTGTGTCATAATGTCACtgtttatgttatattttgttaaaaatataaagaattgTATGTTACTCATAATTGTCCcatgaaatcaaatgttttatttggtggtttactgcaaataaaatcttctaatgtttaaaatatacagtagggtccaaaagtctgagtgGATATCATGCTGTGACATCTAAaaaatttaactttaaatttaTGTAGatgtaaaaactgtgaaccACAATATCTCTGTGAGAATTTTGTCACAATACAATTAAATGGAGAGACTAAGTGATAATGTCGACATGTTCGGCCCTAATCTGTCACTCATCTGACATGCAacattaacttttttatttttatcaagaAATGTATCTAAACACTTGAATGTATTAACAAAGTTTCAGTTCAAGCTGCCACTGTTTATGCCCTGCAGACTAAGGCAGTGCCAGACAACCGTCGTCAGGCAGAGAGCCTTTCCCTCTCCAGAGAAGTGTGTTGGTCCAGGGCTCCCCAGGCTGTTGGTCCACCTCCACACAGGCCCCTTCTTCACTCTGCATCTGGTCCCCACTCTGGCCTAGACACTGGGGCAACAGCTGCCAGTGCCAAACTCACTAAGCTCCAAGAACTCCAAGACAAGAAGCAAACTATGGACAAGATCCTGCAGGAGCTACATTCACTCAGAGACCAGACACTCAACAATAACTCTTGTAAGAATATTTCTCATGCATTGTTTTAcaatattctgtgtgtgtgtgtgtgtgtttttttgtttttttttaaactgcatgTGGTTACCCTCAGGTCGTGGCTTGTCAACACAGTGCAGTCTGAGTATGGGAGGATCCTCAGATTGTCCATCTGCTCTCTGCTCTAATGGGGCCTCAGCCTCTACTTCCTTTCATCCCTCTCTCACACAACACCAGGACAGTTCCAACTCCACAGACAAGCTCAggtacacaaaaaaaacacaaaacaccaacCAGTTGAACAGGCGGGTCAGATTTCAGCAGCAGAGTATTGTAGAATAGAGTGGGAGTGGTGTAGTATAACTTTACAGCAGGAAAACCTACTACAAATCCCTCTGTGGACTAAAATCAGTCTTTGCTGAAGTGTTCATGAACACCTGTCTCCACCCGTTTTAAGGGTGCTTTTCTGTAGGTGACCTTACACTTTGACTTTTAATTGAAGGGGGAATTGGAAAGACAGTGTCCTGGCGTGTCACATAAcctttttaattattaactccAGTGAGTATTCATATTTCATTCACACATTTGTACACTCTCCCTTTGTCACCCTACAGGAAGCTAAAGGAGGTTCACAAGCGTCTGAATGAGCTGCGTGAGTTGGTTCAGTACTATGAGCAGACTTCTGATATGATGGTGGATGCAGTCAATGAAAATGTGAAGGAGGATgacgatgaggaggaggaggaggatgagacaGAGGACGGCTCTATGTTTGAGGCCATGTTTGACTCTGAGCAGGAGAATCGCCAGCCTGTAACTAACATCAGGTGGGTgtgtaaatacataaaatgacaGTTTTTCTGAACAAATAATGGATTGATTGGACTTTTATCAAGAGGTTAATCATATTTAGATTGAACAGATTTTGTTAAAATGGCGAAACTATACTGAAACACTGTCAGTGGGAGGGCAAATAGGGGAAAGCTGTGTCGTCTTTGGGCTCAAGTTCAGCATTagattatgtgtgtgtaattcaACTACTGGCTTTTGTGATGTATGCATAACAGTCAGCCGATCTGTTCAGAAACCCACAGCGCAGTGGAAACTGGACAGACTTGAACAGCCTGACCAATGGGCGCAGTGTCAGGAGTAGTGCCACTAATAACCGGGATGGCAGACTCAACACTGAGTGTGAGATCAACAACCGGTCAGCAGCCAACCTCCGCAGCCTTAACATCCCCTCAGCCATAGgtacactcatgcacacactcatAACAGCTCACCGTTATACCTGATTGTAACAGTTCTCTtgagttttcacattttataacTGAATTTTTCCTTGAAAGTTAAATGGGTTTAAAATATTCTTTTCAAACTTGGCAACATTCAATCTCAGTCAATCTAGTCTAATCTAGTTTACAGTAGGCAAGAGACCCACTTTTCAATGACATAATATTACAGAGTGTTTTACGAAACGTAGATGATAATCCTATAACTTTGCTCCCATTTAGAGTGCCAGTATAATAGGGACACCCCCTATAATCAGGTgaaggatgatgatgaggatgaggacgGTCTGAATAATGATCAAGGGGCACAGGCTGTAGCTCCAGACAGCGAGGCTTCGGGGTCTAGCCGGAGAAGCAGCCTTGGGAATGAAGCAGGTTTTGCCCAGAAGGTTCATCGGCAGACAGCGAAGCAGAAACTACGGCAGCTGCAGGAGCTGGTGGCCATGGTTCAGGTGAGGCAGATGACTGAATgatattaattaacattttctcaagATGTTAGATCCAACCAGATCTAACATCTTGCATCATGTTCGGTGATTTTATTTGTGggaataagaaaaacaaaaacaaacaaaaatgggCCCATGACTGCAGATGCCCTTGAACTGCATTAAAGTGTTTTCAGGTCTATTCTTGGTTTAACAACTGAAGTACTGTCTATCCTTCTGCATCCAGAATAGCACCTTTTTTGTGGTTAAGGCCTATTGACTCAATCTTAAGCtgaacagtgtgtgtctgtttgcagaGTGACGACACTGATGGCACAACAGCAAATGAGGACGAAGCTTTACACCAACAGCCAAATAATACCAGAGCTACCGTGGCAGGGCCACTGGGGACTGGATCTAAACAGAATCCCAGAGACCTCACACTCTCTAGCAAGGCTAGGTATGGTATATGAAAGATCTGAAAATCCTACCTGAcaaaatttaaagttttttcaaaaaacttgtttttcagtgtattCTGAATATTTTGTTATCTtcttgttttcatctttatgTCCTGGGTTGATTTACAGGGAGAAGCTGTATGAAGAGAAGCTGCGTCAGCAGAAACAGGAGCTGAAGCAACTCCATGAAGAGCGCCAGAGACTCATGGAAATCCAGGGCAAGATCCAGGACCTGCAGTGGGCTTGCCCTGACCTGCAGgtatttcacacacaaaaacacaaacacggAGAGTATGCACAAAAAAATAGTGATATCTAAGTCTAcccatgcacacaaatacacacaaattgCACAACAGGTCTCCCAATAGCCCCTGCAAGCTGCCAAATGCtactaaatataaatattaatgatATACAGTAATGGTCTTTGGCCTTTGCTGTTCTGTTTTAGctatattacaatatattttaatcCACTCTAGGTTCCACTTTACAAACACTGCATTCATTCTAAAACAGTCGATTGCTGAGGCTGTCTCAACTGTGCAAGGAAAGAATTAAAACTATATACAGCAGCTATGTCTTTAAATGGTTAGATATATGTATCTGAAATATACTATTTTATCTCTTGTGGTGTCTATTCTAGTCGTCTGTGTCAAGCACAGTGAGTCAGCAGGGTTTGCTAAGGAAGGTTCCAGTTGCAGCTTCCACTCCAGCTACCGTCCAAGTGTCTTCTTCCTCTGGACACAAAACCAATTCACCTGTGCTCAAACCCACTGCTCCAGAAGCAGCTACTTCTTCAGTCACTGACAACGAGGTGACACATgtcaaaataaacattcaaaacaaaacctcTGCGTTGAGAACCCCATAGATCTGTTAACCTACCCCCTCTGTTCTTCCATTACCAGCAGCTTTGGTCAGAGATGCGTCGCCACCAGATCCTGCGGGAAGAACTGCGTCAGCGCAGAAAGCACTTAGAGTCCTTGATGGCTGAACACCAGAGGCGTAGTGGTCTCTGTGACAGGATTGAAGACCAAGAGGGACTTGCTACACCCTCACAGTCTGTCAGTAGGGATGAAAGGTAGGAGACTTATTGCTCCAGGGGCTTGTCTCATGAAGAAGTTAGAAGTCGGTCAccttttttaagttattttgcATACTGTTGTTATTGGATAGCAGAGCGCTTCTCACTGAGTTGTATTTCCTAGTTTCTAGGAGGAATAATTATTCCACAAGCAGCTCAATTTTAAACCATTTTGCTGATTTGTCATTAGGACAATGGCTACTTGGGGTTCCACTCCCTGCCACCTTGATGACGTTGATGACGAGGATGACGATGATGAGGAAGAATATCGCTCTGAAATGGgtgcagaggaggaagatgaacaGGACGACTGTGCAGAGAGCAGCTCTGACGATGACATCCACATCTACTCATCCAGCAGGAACCAGCGGCCCTACAGTAACAGGAAGAATCAAGCATGGTCAGACTGCAGAATGATTTTCCTAAATATCCATTACTGATATCTGTAATCTGTCTTTTAAAATGATGTGCTCACTTGTCTGTGTCTCCAGCAACCTGAAGCCTCCACCAGCCTTCTCATGTGAGAGTAGTGGGCATCCCTCTCCTCATACTAAGGCGAAgaccaaacagcagcagcagcagcagtccagAAGTTTGAACCAGTCCGTGAGCCAACATGGAGGTACAAGGCGGCAAGAGAACCTGCGCTGGGCTTCTGAGCTCTCCTTCACTGAGGGTTCATGCCACTGGCAGGAGCAGGTCAGCCAGCTGCAGAGACAGCTGGACTTCAGCACCAGCATGTGTCAGACACTCCTGCAGGACCAGCAGGTTGGTTTACCgaacacatgcacgcacagaCACTGAATGACAGTCGTAATTGACAAATGCCTCAATAAATatcattcctctcctctctccctccttccacAGACGCTGTCTTATATGTTGCAAACCCTGCTGACGGGTCAGTACAGTGTGTTACCCAACAATGTGTCGTCACCACAGGTCCACCTGGTCATGCACCAGCTCAACCAGTGTTACACCCAGCTGGCTTGGCAGCAAAACAACGTACAAAGGTGAAAGCAGTAGTATAAAAAAGTACACCACTTTTTTCTATGATGTggttcatctttttttaaatgttctgtaTTCTGTCAAACCTTTCTTCCAGACTAAAACAGGTCCTGAATGAACTCCTccgccagcagcagcagcagcaacaacagcagcagcagcagcagcagcagccttcaTCTTCAACAGCAGGTTGGCAGACACAGAACCAGGGCTCATCCCAGGAATCCAGCTCCTGTCCCTCAGTCTCTCCTGGTGTCTTCCTCCCCTTCTCCTCTACTCTGCATCCTCCAACCAACAACATGTCAACTGCTGCCTTATCCCCGTTCGCTCCCAGTATGACGTGCATATTTATCAGCCCTTGGGCTtgattttcacacagaaaatgtCAGGAATTGCAGGCATTAGAAGCAACAGGGAGCTAAAACATCTAAATAAGAAATGATAAATGCATTCTCTGATTATGATGTGATGTAGTGTGCAAAAAACCTTCTCAGTTATTCTAAAATCAATAAAGGTACATATATTCATCGGATTTTAAAAATCCTGACAAAAATCCTCTGCAATAAAAAAAGTACTGTAGCTTAACTGTGCTGCTATTACTGGTATGAGTAATCATTCTCAATTTTGCGTTAATATTTTTCAAACTAATAACTCATTTCTAATAGTAATATAGGATATGTTATGAATATGAATGTGGCTTTAAGACTATCTGCTGCGCAGGCAGGCTGGACCAAAGTAATGAAGTACAGAATCTTAAATCCACTCATTTTGGTCAGTAGAAGGCATTGACCTGATATAGTAGCTCGTTGTATAAAAGATGGAGAGTTTCATCCAGAAAAGGGAGCACAGTCCTGCTGTTTcatgatttaattgattttttttttttcctattaaCACGCCAACTtaagaaaatattatttttttctttctctcactctgcagGCTTTAACTTATTTCCACTCTTCCCTACTGCCATGGGCGAGTTCCCTCAGGGCGCGGCAGCTCAGGCTACCCCTGACCACCAGAAGCAGCATTTAGACCCAAACGCTTCTATCAAAACAGAGTACATGAGTTTCCCTCCTCCACTGCAGCGCTCTCCTCTTAACTCAGCTACAGACAGAGGGTATGTCATCATTTTTTCCCTAAAAAgacatttgtatttattcttgTCAACATTGCCGTTCATACTGCATATTTATTTCCCCTATGACCCCTTCAGAACAGCTGGCTGGCTCAACACCTCCTACACAAACAACACCGTCCTGCATCACCTGTCTAAAACAGAGGAAGAGTCTCCGACTTCCTCCCCCACCCTGGCCCGCCGCCGCTCACGACCTCAAGACTTTGACCAGGCCTCACAAGAAAGCTTCAGCAGCATGCCTGATCCTGTTGATCCCACCACCATCACAAAGACTTTCAAGGCTGGACGCAAGGCCTCCGCTCAAGCCAACCTGGCCTCCCGAAGCAAGACACCAAGCAAGAGTCGCCGCAGGAGGAGCAAAGGGCACAACAAGAACAGTGAAGGTATTAAAGCAGAGTTTAATCAACACTTCTCTGACTGTCTCATCAAAGATTTACTAGTTACCCAAAGGTAGTATTTGTGGCTTTGCAGTATTAGATTGTATTGGATTGCACACGTTTATTTTTTGGTGTCCTTCCAAGTATTTACTCTAACCAAATTAATGAGAAAATTCTTACtagtgtttttattcttatttttttggTGCATTCCTCAGGCCATGAGAGCGACAGTGTTAGCAGCACTGCAGACTTTGTCCAGGAGAGGGCAGCCCCGCCTCGTCAGAAGGATCAGAATCAGAGTCTGTTGGACAAGTTGACTCAAGAGAAACTAGACAGCAAAACTAAGCTTGGGAACAAACGAAATGATCTCTCCTCTGGTACGGCTAAAACTACTTTTTGTGAAAGTTTTAGCACCCACCTCCACCctgttgtatgttgttttttttttaaacatttattaaactTCAACTGACTTATTTTTCTAGAATATTTCAACCATAAATATAACATCTcctttttatatgatttttcttcttttttttttttttttgcacatattgCATGAccacatgttttaattttgggttaatttaatttgttgtcACTTTAATTTATCTTACTCACAGCCTATGCTTGGAGAACACCCTTCCTCTCTAACAGAATTGCATGCACAGAAGCACCAGGTAAACTCACCATGCAAATCCCAGCATCATTTGGTTGTTCTGACATCACCTAAGCATCCCACGCATGGGCAATTGTTGGTTATTGAACTTAAACCCAAAACTTCCAAAACTGACCTGCGTAACGGTTGCTTTGAATATTACTATCtgttactgtgttgtttttactcaCGAATGACACGATGCAAGTATCCATCCAAATCTCTTCCTGTCAAATTCAAACTGCAGATGCAAGCAGCGACTTCTCTCTGTTTGAGGCGCTGAGGGAAACCATTTACTCTGAGGTGGCGACTTTGATCTCCCAGAATGAGTCCCGACCCCACTTTCTCATCGAGCTCTTCCATGAGCTGCAGCTGCTCAATACAGACTACTTACGCCAGAGAGCGCTGTATTCCCTACAGGTAAATACAGATTCATGTAACTGGCTTAGTGACCAACTGCTGTCTGGATCAAATATGTTTATGCCCTTTATGTCAGGCTCAGTTTATAATAGATATTCATGCTGCTTTACCCCTCTTTAAccattatatttatgtatatatatgtcaaacatacaaaacacaataatcatTAAAGcgagaaacaaaaaataatcaaaaatagattaaaaacacaaacagaacaatacagggaaaaaggaaaagaagaaaactacTAATAATGTACATTTTGGTCAGACTCAAGTCACAATTGCATTTTTCCAGCACACAGCAATTGTATATTAGGCCTGGagataacaaaaatataccatatttttcttcttataGCTGAAGTTTCATATACAGTAGCACCCTAAAACTTTCCATAGATTTAGACTATTCAATATTTTTCCCACATCGTTAATTATGAACTTCCTTAGTGGCCCCCGAGTTATGTTTACTTGATATATTTCCTACCATATCAATGCTCAGGACAGAATAATATGGTAATGTGACAGGTTTTCAGACTTCTCAGTACATTTCTACACACAATAGCGGCCGCCTCGATAATTTTAGACTTGCTTGATTTTTGCAAGAATCTGAATCCGAATGTCACTGCTTTCTGAGCAGACCAGACCTGCAGTagacaataaaagacaaatcagctgaagagaaggaaaagaggggACTTTGGAAATGGCAGCCGCAAAAGCTAGTGGAGCTAAAGTCTATGATTCAGCATTATTTTCTAATCTTaagtttcagtgtgtttgtgatttgagGGCAGATATTATGTGAAACATTATGTATATGATGCAATTTGATTTCAAGTTGGAAttaaaaaaggggggaaaaaaaagagcccGGCCTTTTGATATAAATGGCATGTTGCCTTGACAACATCAGTCCGTGGCACAATAggctctctttttgtctctgccAGGACATAGTGACCAGGCATCTGGCAGAGAAGAGTGCAGCTGAGGACCAGTTGCCTCCGCTTGGCCCTGTGGCGTGGGCTGCAGGCTCTCAGTCTGAGCTCACACCCAGTGAGAGTCTGGCTACCAGTGATGCAGTAAGAGGCACATTATTGCTTCCCAGCGTGGAATTCTCACGCTGCCCATCCTTGtttgttctcttttctctcatttttgtATTGAAGTCCTGAATGAAGTCTTTCTCTCAGTCCCTCTTGTCATCCTTTCcatcttcattcagttttactTTCCTCTTTTACATTTCAATACATCTTTCATCACTTTGTCTCTTACCCTTATCTCCTTTCATCTTCCCCTGCCTTGTCTCTTTTCATCGCTTCACGTCTCTCTTTATTCTGCTTTTAATTTTTCCTTTCCCCATCTTCATTGTCTTTGAATTTAACTTGACAGCAAGACTTCAGACGCCTCTCTGTAAGAAATGACCCCCGTCTCTCCACGTCTCTTCTTCCAGATCAGACATGTGTTCTTTGTTCTAGGCCAAGGTCTTCTGTGGCCTTTTTTATGTCTAAATAATGCCTTTGTTCAAGAGTGATGGATGAAATGTCTAATTTTCTATGTTATGCTGTTGTTATTTTCACATGCGATCTGTGATGAATCTCCTCCTATAATTAGGACATCCTTTGGTTTAGGAAATGTAAGATACACGCTGTGTGTTTGCCTCACAACAGAATCTCCACCTTTttcaggaggtggtggagaagAACTTGAGGCTCACACAGGACACAATGAAGAAGAGGGATGATGCA is part of the Thunnus albacares chromosome 3, fThuAlb1.1, whole genome shotgun sequence genome and harbors:
- the pcm1 gene encoding pericentriolar material 1 protein isoform X5 — its product is MATGGTPFDDSAEELHNWTVTNGSLEDRLNNMDWGVQQKKANRSSEKNKKKLSAAVVESRLTNDISPESTPGAGRRRARTPHSFPHIKYTTQMSVPDQAELDKLRQRINFTDLDERSIGSDSQGRVTAANNQRQLAGENKKPYNFLPLHVNTNKSKELLPPSSSAPATPAIAKETKKQSPGFRDTLTPVVPTKESSRLSRGGIERGPSAHREYGRGDPRIDSSQVVSKLVQIREYISKASSMRDDLVEKNDVPANVERLSHLIDHLKEQEKSYLRFLQKMLARDTEEDDVGTLDSAVGSGSLAESTSLNIEVRSSDTSNATGGRPETVRADQKEELENLRKQHELLKKMLEQQEQLRALQGRQEALMAMQHSAEQALAVIEDTVVTETTGSVSGLSITSELNDELNDLIQRFHNQLHDSQTKAVPDNRRQAESLSLSREVCWSRAPQAVGPPPHRPLLHSASGPHSGLDTGATAASAKLTKLQELQDKKQTMDKILQELHSLRDQTLNNNSCRGLSTQCSLSMGGSSDCPSALCSNGASASTSFHPSLTQHQDSSNSTDKLRKLKEVHKRLNELRELVQYYEQTSDMMVDAVNENVKEDDDEEEEEDETEDGSMFEAMFDSEQENRQPVTNIRNPQRSGNWTDLNSLTNGRSVRSSATNNRDGRLNTECEINNRSAANLRSLNIPSAIECQYNRDTPYNQVKDDDEDEDGLNNDQGAQAVAPDSEASGSSRRSSLGNEAGFAQKVHRQTAKQKLRQLQELVAMVQSDDTDGTTANEDEALHQQPNNTRATVAGPLGTGSKQNPRDLTLSSKAREKLYEEKLRQQKQELKQLHEERQRLMEIQGKIQDLQWACPDLQSSVSSTVSQQGLLRKVPVAASTPATVQVSSSSGHKTNSPVLKPTAPEAATSSVTDNEQLWSEMRRHQILREELRQRRKHLESLMAEHQRRSGLCDRIEDQEGLATPSQSVSRDERTMATWGSTPCHLDDVDDEDDDDEEEYRSEMGAEEEDEQDDCAESSSDDDIHIYSSSRNQRPYSNRKNQACNLKPPPAFSCESSGHPSPHTKAKTKQQQQQQSRSLNQSVSQHGGTRRQENLRWASELSFTEGSCHWQEQVSQLQRQLDFSTSMCQTLLQDQQTLSYMLQTLLTGQYSVLPNNVSSPQVHLVMHQLNQCYTQLAWQQNNVQRLKQVLNELLRQQQQQQQQQQQQQQQPSSSTAGFNLFPLFPTAMGEFPQGAAAQATPDHQKQHLDPNASIKTEYMSFPPPLQRSPLNSATDRGTAGWLNTSYTNNTVLHHLSKTEEESPTSSPTLARRRSRPQDFDQASQESFSSMPDPVDPTTITKTFKAGRKASAQANLASRSKTPSKSRRRRSKGHNKNSEGHESDSVSSTADFVQERAAPPRQKDQNQSLLDKLTQEKLDSKTKLGNKRNDLSSAYAWRTPFLSNRIACTEAPDASSDFSLFEALRETIYSEVATLISQNESRPHFLIELFHELQLLNTDYLRQRALYSLQDIVTRHLAEKSAAEDQLPPLGPVAWAAGSQSELTPSESLATSDAEVVEKNLRLTQDTMKKRDDAESVGNESTVSTSSNLDPFAKDDLGNTVIHLDKALARIREYERMKLKVEFNPCNASTAGAGGSEVSNAEHPSANAAEPVEAGAAGDVRCPQIDTQQLDRQIKDIMTEVIPFLKENMDEVCSLQLLTSVRRMVLTLTQQNDESKEFVRFFHRQLGGILQESLSKFVGRTLKDCGEDLLVEISEILFNELAFFRLMQDLDNSSSVSLAAKHKNKKKAEQSSKAKHSLKENLKAGGDESISPAYSDEDKDQDEAEQDGDSAFQEIYLQTETKNRRSSDASEAEEEDEDEGDGQGIPLSISLSKAETQALTNYGSGEDENEEEEMEEFEAGPVDVQTSLQATADGQVEQEVTTTNEIQETQSEQRSEKDDAETNNKSAGIVDSTEEEHATVEDQVPDKESKVAASEESTEASQNFTKESNTTSSPDTDSPVMINVDEVGSGNTSQKSDEEDFVKVDDLPLQLTVMCEEELQKRIVEEQQNNNLSVEILNGNTESLTGLVGNAQALKEPENVGAQSV
- the pcm1 gene encoding pericentriolar material 1 protein isoform X2 codes for the protein MATGGTPFDDSAEELHNWTVTNGSLEDRLNNMDWGVQQKKANRSSEKNKKKLSAAVVESRLTNDISPESTPGAGRRRARTPHSFPHIKYTTQMSVPDQAELDKLRQRINFTDLDERSIGSDSQGRVTAANNQRQLAGENKKPYNFLPLHVNTNKSKELLPPSSSAPATPAIAKETKKQSPGFRDTLTPVVPTKESSRLSRGGIERGPSAHREYGRGDPRIDSSQVVSKLVQIREYISKASSMRDDLVEKNDVPANVERLSHLIDHLKEQEKSYLRFLQKMLARDTEEDDVGTLDSAVGSGSLAESTSLNIEVRSSDTSNATGGRPETVRADQKEELENLRKQHELLKKMLEQQEQLRALQGRQEALMAMQHSAEQALAVIEDTVVTETTGSVSGLSITSELNDELNDLIQRFHNQLHDSQTKAVPDNRRQAESLSLSREVCWSRAPQAVGPPPHRPLLHSASGPHSGLDTGATAASAKLTKLQELQDKKQTMDKILQELHSLRDQTLNNNSCRGLSTQCSLSMGGSSDCPSALCSNGASASTSFHPSLTQHQDSSNSTDKLRKLKEVHKRLNELRELVQYYEQTSDMMVDAVNENVKEDDDEEEEEDETEDGSMFEAMFDSEQENRQPVTNIRNPQRSGNWTDLNSLTNGRSVRSSATNNRDGRLNTECEINNRSAANLRSLNIPSAIECQYNRDTPYNQVKDDDEDEDGLNNDQGAQAVAPDSEASGSSRRSSLGNEAGFAQKVHRQTAKQKLRQLQELVAMVQSDDTDGTTANEDEALHQQPNNTRATVAGPLGTGSKQNPRDLTLSSKAREKLYEEKLRQQKQELKQLHEERQRLMEIQGKIQDLQWACPDLQSSVSSTVSQQGLLRKVPVAASTPATVQVSSSSGHKTNSPVLKPTAPEAATSSVTDNELWSEMRRHQILREELRQRRKHLESLMAEHQRRSGLCDRIEDQEGLATPSQSVSRDERTMATWGSTPCHLDDVDDEDDDDEEEYRSEMGAEEEDEQDDCAESSSDDDIHIYSSSRNQRPYSNRKNQACNLKPPPAFSCESSGHPSPHTKAKTKQQQQQQSRSLNQSVSQHGGTRRQENLRWASELSFTEGSCHWQEQVSQLQRQLDFSTSMCQTLLQDQQTLSYMLQTLLTGQYSVLPNNVSSPQVHLVMHQLNQCYTQLAWQQNNVQRLKQVLNELLRQQQQQQQQQQQQQQQPSSSTAGWQTQNQGSSQESSSCPSVSPGVFLPFSSTLHPPTNNMSTAALSPFAPSFNLFPLFPTAMGEFPQGAAAQATPDHQKQHLDPNASIKTEYMSFPPPLQRSPLNSATDRGTAGWLNTSYTNNTVLHHLSKTEEESPTSSPTLARRRSRPQDFDQASQESFSSMPDPVDPTTITKTFKAGRKASAQANLASRSKTPSKSRRRRSKGHNKNSEGHESDSVSSTADFVQERAAPPRQKDQNQSLLDKLTQEKLDSKTKLGNKRNDLSSAYAWRTPFLSNRIACTEAPDASSDFSLFEALRETIYSEVATLISQNESRPHFLIELFHELQLLNTDYLRQRALYSLQDIVTRHLAEKSAAEDQLPPLGPVAWAAGSQSELTPSESLATSDAEVVEKNLRLTQDTMKKRDDAESVGNESTVSTSSNLDPFAKDDLGNTVIHLDKALARIREYERMKLKVEFNPCNASTAGAGGSEVSNAEHPSANAAEPVEAGAAGDVRCPQIDTQQLDRQIKDIMTEVIPFLKENMDEVCSLQLLTSVRRMVLTLTQQNDESKEFVRFFHRQLGGILQESLSKFVGRTLKDCGEDLLVEISEILFNELAFFRLMQDLDNSSSVSLAAKHKNKKKAEQSSKAKHSLKENLKAGGDESISPAYSDEDKDQDEAEQDGDSAFQEIYLQTETKNRRSSDASEAEEEDEDEGDGQGIPLSISLSKAETQALTNYGSGEDENEEEEMEEFEAGPVDVQTSLQATADGQVEQEVTTTNEIQETQSEQRSEKDDAETNNKSAGIVDSTEEEHATVEDQVPDKESKVAASEESTEASQNFTKESNTTSSPDTDSPVMINVDEVGSGNTSQKSDEEDFVKVDDLPLQLTVMCEEELQKRIVEEQQNNNLSVEILNGNTESLTGLVGNAQALKEPENVGAQSV